The following coding sequences are from one Comamonas koreensis window:
- the lldR gene encoding transcriptional regulator LldR, translating into MRLADHVVEKLLALVQARGLQPGQRLPAERQLALELGVSRTSVREALQKLISQGVLSARRGDGTYVQTVPSADWLQEAMGPLAGLIESDPNYRYDVLETRHALESSTAWLAAQRATAQDKERIQRCFDVMIEHQQSGHAELAARADAQFHLAIAEASHNLVLVQVMQSLFTVVLSTVERNRHDMFRLSAPVTLQQLTVQHQSLMQAILEGDPQRARACIGEHLEHVRHTILQMDEERARRERSMRLPAELMPSPPGAP; encoded by the coding sequence ATGCGCCTCGCTGACCATGTTGTCGAAAAACTGCTTGCCCTGGTGCAGGCCCGTGGCTTGCAGCCGGGCCAGCGCCTGCCGGCGGAGCGGCAACTGGCGCTGGAGCTGGGGGTGTCGCGCACATCGGTGCGCGAGGCGCTGCAAAAGCTCATCAGCCAGGGGGTGCTGTCGGCCCGGCGCGGCGATGGCACCTATGTGCAAACGGTGCCATCGGCCGATTGGCTGCAAGAGGCCATGGGGCCGTTGGCCGGACTGATTGAATCGGACCCCAACTACCGCTATGACGTGCTGGAGACCCGCCATGCGCTGGAGAGCAGCACCGCCTGGCTGGCCGCGCAGCGTGCCACCGCGCAAGACAAGGAACGCATCCAGCGCTGCTTTGACGTGATGATCGAGCACCAGCAAAGCGGCCATGCCGAGCTGGCCGCACGCGCCGATGCGCAGTTCCACCTGGCGATTGCCGAGGCATCGCACAACCTGGTGCTGGTGCAGGTGATGCAAAGCCTGTTCACCGTGGTGCTCTCTACCGTGGAGCGCAACCGCCATGACATGTTCCGCTTGAGCGCCCCCGTCACGCTGCAGCAGCTCACCGTGCAGCACCAAAGCCTGATGCAGGCGATTTTGGAGGGCGACCCGCAGCGCGCCCGCGCCTGCATTGGCGAGCACCTGGAGCATGTGCGCCACACCATCTTGCAGATGGACGAAGAGCGCGCGCGGCGCGAGCGATCGATGCGCCTGCCGGCCGAGCTGATGCCCAGCCCGCCCGGGGCGCCCTGA
- a CDS encoding LysR family transcriptional regulator gives MTHVYQPQRSASIPTLRQLSCFKQAAEHPTFTQAAQSLAMSQPAFSSAIRELEITLGVTLFDRSMRRVRLTPAGESVRAQVSWMIATFDQGMEEMLQRLQHQSRSIRIHCIPSASQWIAPYMAQFQQRHPEVHFVLDDMHSDTLIESITQGDADIAVGLHFDMPAHIDSRLITSDEIVVVVSPRHPLAQQAKLHWHDLKDQPLAVLRRGNTYDMITTVLREQGVHVNVPHNLSSIESLYALVHSDLKVGLISSLSKQAHTDPQLCYLPIARPQLARKICLMKHGKQADTPLLVQAFWDMLCETL, from the coding sequence ATGACCCACGTTTACCAGCCGCAGAGATCGGCATCCATCCCCACATTGCGGCAGCTCAGCTGCTTCAAGCAGGCCGCTGAGCACCCCACCTTCACCCAGGCTGCCCAGTCGCTGGCGATGAGCCAGCCGGCCTTTTCCTCCGCCATCCGCGAACTCGAAATCACGCTGGGCGTCACCTTGTTTGACCGCAGCATGCGGCGCGTGCGGCTGACACCAGCGGGCGAATCGGTGCGCGCCCAGGTCAGCTGGATGATTGCCACCTTTGACCAGGGCATGGAGGAGATGCTCCAGCGGCTGCAGCACCAGAGCCGCTCTATCCGCATCCACTGCATCCCATCGGCATCGCAGTGGATTGCGCCGTACATGGCCCAGTTCCAGCAGCGCCACCCGGAGGTGCATTTCGTGCTCGACGACATGCACAGCGACACGCTGATCGAGTCGATCACGCAAGGGGATGCGGATATTGCGGTCGGGCTGCATTTCGATATGCCTGCGCACATTGATTCGCGCCTGATCACCAGCGATGAGATCGTGGTCGTGGTCTCCCCGCGCCATCCGCTGGCCCAGCAGGCCAAGCTGCACTGGCACGATCTCAAAGACCAGCCGCTGGCGGTGCTGCGGCGGGGCAATACCTATGACATGATCACCACCGTGCTGCGCGAGCAGGGCGTGCATGTCAATGTGCCGCACAACCTGTCGTCGATCGAATCGCTGTACGCGCTGGTGCACAGTGATCTGAAAGTCGGACTGATATCCAGCCTGAGCAAGCAGGCGCACACTGACCCGCAGCTGTGCTACCTGCCGATCGCCCGGCCACAGCTGGCCAGAAAAATCTGTCTGATGAAGCACGGCAAGCAGGCCGACACCCCGTTGCTGGTGCAAGCCTTCTGGGACATGCTGTGCGAGACGCTGTGA
- the dld gene encoding D-lactate dehydrogenase: MTAATTTSVSREALLAQLRAAVGPAHVLTGDQATRRFRKGHRTGEGPVLAVVRPASLWEQWQVLEAAVAAGRIVIMQAANTGLTGGSTPDGSGYDREIVLINTLRITGVQVIGGGAQVICLPGATLDKLEQVLAPLGREPHSVIGSSCIGASVLGGICNNSGGSLVRRGPAYTELALYAQVRADGSLALVNHLGIALGDSPQEILTRLHNGDYREADITHDAQRAASDPRYAAAVRDVDQDSPARFNADPSRLFEASGSAGKLCLFAVRLDTFPKVPSTVFYIGSNAADDLTTVRRHLLTALPELPIAGEYIHRTAYDIGEQYGKDTFLLIDRFGTARVPAAFALKSRVDGFFERLGLRGVSDRIIQAVTNLLPSHLPPRMRQWRERYELHLLLRVSNDTADATRAFLSTHFAGSASGGWFECDADEGRKAFLHRFAIAGAAIRYREVHRAQVEDIVALDVALRRNDRDWVEQLPAEVEADMVHKLYYGHFFCHVFHQDYIVKKGVDPLAMEHRMWALLDARRAEYPAEHNVGHLYVAKPALADFYRQLDPSNSLNPGIGHTARGKNWEACCERPSAWPKGYSD, encoded by the coding sequence ATGACCGCTGCCACCACCACCTCCGTATCGCGCGAAGCGCTGCTGGCCCAACTGCGCGCCGCCGTCGGCCCCGCCCATGTGCTGACGGGCGACCAGGCCACGCGCCGTTTTCGCAAAGGCCACCGGACTGGCGAAGGCCCGGTGCTGGCGGTGGTGCGCCCGGCCAGCCTATGGGAGCAGTGGCAGGTGCTGGAGGCCGCTGTGGCCGCAGGCCGCATTGTCATCATGCAGGCGGCCAACACCGGGCTCACCGGCGGATCGACGCCCGATGGCAGCGGCTATGACCGCGAGATCGTGCTGATCAACACCTTGCGCATCACCGGAGTGCAGGTGATCGGCGGTGGCGCCCAGGTCATCTGCCTGCCCGGGGCCACGTTGGACAAGTTGGAGCAGGTGCTGGCACCCTTGGGGCGCGAGCCGCATTCGGTCATCGGCTCGTCCTGCATCGGCGCCTCGGTGCTCGGCGGCATCTGCAACAATTCCGGCGGCTCGCTGGTGCGGCGCGGACCGGCCTATACCGAGCTGGCGCTCTACGCCCAGGTGCGGGCCGATGGCTCGCTGGCGCTGGTCAACCACCTGGGCATTGCGCTGGGGGATAGCCCGCAAGAGATTTTGACCCGCCTGCACAACGGCGACTACCGCGAGGCCGACATCACGCACGATGCGCAGCGCGCCGCCTCCGACCCGCGCTACGCCGCCGCCGTGCGCGATGTGGACCAGGATTCGCCCGCGCGCTTCAATGCCGATCCCTCGCGCTTGTTTGAGGCCTCGGGCTCGGCCGGCAAGCTCTGCCTGTTTGCAGTGCGGCTCGATACTTTTCCGAAAGTGCCCAGCACCGTCTTCTATATCGGCAGCAATGCGGCCGACGACCTGACCACCGTGCGCCGCCATCTGCTCACTGCGTTGCCCGAGCTGCCGATTGCCGGTGAGTACATCCACCGCACCGCCTACGACATTGGCGAGCAATACGGCAAGGACACCTTCTTGCTGATTGACCGCTTTGGCACTGCCCGCGTGCCTGCAGCCTTTGCGCTCAAAAGCCGGGTCGATGGTTTCTTTGAGCGCCTGGGCCTGCGCGGCGTCAGCGACCGCATCATCCAGGCGGTCACCAACCTCTTGCCCAGCCATTTGCCGCCGCGCATGCGCCAGTGGCGCGAGCGCTATGAGCTCCACCTGCTGCTGCGCGTATCGAACGACACGGCGGACGCCACACGCGCGTTTCTGAGCACGCATTTTGCTGGCAGCGCCAGTGGCGGCTGGTTTGAGTGTGATGCCGATGAAGGGCGCAAGGCCTTTTTGCACCGCTTTGCGATTGCCGGCGCCGCCATCCGCTACCGCGAAGTGCACCGCGCCCAGGTCGAAGATATCGTCGCGCTCGATGTCGCCCTGCGCCGCAATGACCGCGACTGGGTGGAGCAGTTGCCCGCCGAGGTTGAGGCCGACATGGTGCACAAGCTCTACTATGGCCACTTTTTCTGCCATGTCTTCCACCAGGACTACATCGTGAAAAAGGGCGTCGATCCACTGGCGATGGAGCACCGCATGTGGGCGCTGCTCGATGCGCGCCGGGCCGAGTACCCGGCAGAACATAACGTAGGCCACCTCTATGTGGCCAAGCCTGCATTGGCCGATTTTTACCGCCAGCTGGACCCCAGTAACAGCTTGAACCCCGGCATTGGCCATACGGCGCGGGGCAAGAACTGGGAGGCTTGTTGTGAGCGGCCAAGTGCCTGGCCCAAAGGGTATTCAGACTAG
- the lldP gene encoding L-lactate permease, with protein MQTLWQQNYDPAGNIWVSALVALIPILFFFLALTKLRLKGYQAGTVTVVLALAVALLFYRMPVSAALASAVYGFFYGLWPIAWIIVAAVFLYKISVKTGQFDVIRSSILSVTPDQRLQLILVGFCFGAFLEGAAGFGAPVAITAALLVGLGFKPLYAAGLCLIANTAPVAFGAMGIPIIVAGQVSGVDAFAIGQMAGRQLPFMTVLVLFWLMAIMDGWRGVKETWPAVLVGGGSFAIVQFLTANYIGPELPDITSAIVSLIALTLFLKVWQPKRIFRFTPEAGEPAATAVPAAPVSSGAPLTAVAVIKAWSPFIILTAMVTVWSIKPFKALFAAGGPLASTVINIPVPFLHNLVEKTPPVVAAAAPYGAVYTFNWLLATGTAILIAALITIAFTRLSPSKAVATLAETFKELAVPIYSIGMVLAFAFVANYSGLSATLALALAHTGQAFTFFSPFLGWIGVFLTGSDTSANALFAALQATTAQQLGLPQVLTVAANTTGGVTGKMISPQSIAIACAAVGLAGRESDLFRFTVKHSLIFAVIIGLMTTLQAYVFPWMIPGH; from the coding sequence ATGCAAACTCTCTGGCAGCAAAACTACGACCCGGCTGGCAACATCTGGGTGTCGGCCCTGGTGGCATTGATTCCGATCCTGTTTTTCTTTTTGGCATTAACCAAGTTGCGGCTCAAGGGCTACCAGGCGGGCACCGTCACGGTGGTGCTGGCGCTGGCGGTGGCGTTGCTGTTCTACCGCATGCCCGTCAGCGCGGCGCTGGCCTCGGCCGTCTATGGCTTCTTTTATGGTTTGTGGCCCATTGCCTGGATCATTGTGGCTGCGGTGTTTCTGTACAAGATCTCCGTCAAGACGGGGCAGTTCGATGTGATCCGCTCGTCGATCCTGTCGGTCACACCGGACCAGCGCCTGCAGCTCATCCTGGTGGGCTTTTGCTTTGGCGCGTTTCTGGAAGGGGCGGCAGGTTTTGGCGCGCCGGTCGCGATCACGGCGGCCTTGCTGGTGGGCCTGGGCTTCAAGCCGCTGTATGCCGCTGGTCTGTGCCTGATTGCCAATACTGCGCCGGTGGCGTTTGGTGCGATGGGTATTCCGATCATCGTCGCCGGCCAGGTCTCAGGCGTCGATGCCTTTGCGATTGGCCAGATGGCCGGCCGCCAGCTGCCTTTCATGACTGTGCTGGTGCTGTTCTGGCTGATGGCCATCATGGATGGCTGGCGCGGTGTGAAGGAGACCTGGCCTGCGGTGCTGGTCGGTGGCGGCTCGTTTGCGATCGTGCAGTTTCTCACCGCCAACTACATTGGCCCGGAGCTGCCCGATATCACCTCGGCTATCGTGTCCTTGATTGCGCTGACCCTGTTCCTCAAAGTCTGGCAGCCCAAGCGCATCTTCCGCTTCACACCTGAGGCGGGTGAGCCGGCTGCAACGGCCGTGCCCGCAGCGCCTGTGTCGTCGGGCGCGCCGCTGACGGCTGTTGCCGTCATCAAGGCCTGGTCGCCGTTCATCATCCTGACGGCCATGGTCACGGTCTGGAGCATCAAGCCCTTCAAGGCGCTGTTTGCCGCGGGTGGCCCGCTGGCGTCCACCGTCATCAATATTCCGGTGCCGTTTCTGCACAACCTGGTCGAGAAGACACCGCCCGTCGTGGCCGCTGCCGCCCCTTACGGCGCCGTCTACACCTTCAACTGGCTGCTGGCCACCGGTACCGCCATCCTGATTGCGGCGCTGATCACCATTGCCTTCACCCGCCTGTCGCCGTCCAAGGCAGTGGCAACCTTGGCCGAGACCTTCAAGGAACTGGCCGTGCCGATCTACTCCATCGGTATGGTGCTGGCCTTTGCCTTTGTCGCCAACTACTCGGGCCTGTCGGCCACCCTGGCGCTGGCACTGGCGCACACCGGCCAGGCCTTTACCTTCTTCTCGCCCTTCCTGGGCTGGATAGGGGTGTTCCTGACGGGCTCGGACACCTCTGCCAATGCACTGTTTGCCGCGCTGCAGGCCACTACTGCGCAGCAGCTGGGCCTGCCCCAGGTGCTGACCGTGGCCGCCAACACCACCGGCGGTGTGACGGGCAAGATGATCTCGCCCCAGTCCATCGCCATTGCCTGCGCGGCCGTGGGTCTGGCGGGGCGCGAATCGGATCTGTTCCGCTTTACGGTAAAGCACAGCCTGATCTTTGCGGTCATCATCGGTTTGATGACTACGCTGCAGGCCTATGTGTTTCCGTGGATGATTCCGGGTCATTGA
- the lldD gene encoding FMN-dependent L-lactate dehydrogenase LldD, giving the protein MIISSASDYRAAAQKRLPPFLFHYIDGGAYAEQTLKRNVADYADVALRQRVLKDMSQLDTSIELFGEKLSIPAILAPVGLLGMFARRGEVQASRAAAAHGIPFTLSTVSVCPIEEVAPGLGRPMWFQLYVLKDRGFMKNALERARAAGCSTLVFTVDMPVPGARYRDAHSGMSGPNAAMRRYWQSVTHPAWSWDVGLNGRPHDLGNISAYRGSPTGLADYIGWLGSNFDPSISWKDLEWIRDFWKGPMVIKGILDPEDAKDAVRFGADGIVVSNHGGRQLDGVLSSARALPAIADAVKGQIKILADSGIRNGLDIVRAIALGADATLLGRAFIYALATSGQAGVKHLLELMEKEMRVAMTLTSVAKVADINGDLLVRQ; this is encoded by the coding sequence ATGATCATCTCTTCCGCATCCGACTACCGCGCCGCCGCGCAAAAGCGCCTGCCGCCCTTTCTGTTCCACTACATCGATGGCGGCGCGTACGCCGAGCAAACGCTCAAGCGCAATGTGGCTGATTACGCCGATGTGGCCCTGCGCCAGCGCGTGCTCAAGGACATGAGCCAGCTCGACACCAGCATCGAGCTGTTTGGCGAGAAGCTCTCTATCCCCGCCATCCTCGCGCCCGTGGGCCTGCTGGGCATGTTTGCACGCCGGGGCGAGGTGCAGGCCTCACGCGCCGCCGCTGCCCATGGCATTCCCTTCACCCTGTCCACCGTTTCGGTCTGCCCGATTGAAGAGGTGGCACCCGGCCTGGGCCGGCCCATGTGGTTCCAGCTCTATGTGCTCAAGGACCGGGGCTTTATGAAGAACGCGCTCGAGCGCGCGCGGGCCGCCGGCTGCTCCACCCTGGTGTTCACCGTTGATATGCCCGTGCCCGGCGCCCGCTACCGCGATGCGCATTCGGGCATGAGCGGCCCCAACGCCGCGATGCGCCGCTACTGGCAGTCCGTCACCCACCCGGCCTGGTCCTGGGATGTGGGCTTGAACGGCCGACCGCACGACCTGGGCAATATCTCCGCCTACCGGGGCAGCCCCACCGGCTTGGCCGACTACATCGGCTGGCTGGGCAGCAATTTTGATCCATCGATCTCCTGGAAGGACCTGGAATGGATCCGCGACTTCTGGAAGGGCCCGATGGTCATCAAGGGCATCCTGGACCCGGAAGACGCCAAGGATGCCGTGCGCTTTGGCGCCGATGGCATTGTGGTCAGCAACCATGGGGGCCGCCAGTTGGATGGCGTGCTGTCCTCGGCCCGCGCGTTGCCGGCCATTGCCGATGCGGTCAAGGGCCAGATCAAGATTCTGGCGGACTCGGGCATCCGCAATGGGCTCGACATTGTGCGCGCCATCGCCTTGGGGGCGGACGCCACCTTGCTCGGCCGCGCCTTTATCTATGCGCTGGCCACCTCCGGCCAGGCCGGCGTCAAGCACCTGCTGGAGCTGATGGAAAAGGAAATGCGCGTGGCGATGACCTTGACCAGCGTGGCCAAGGTCGCCGATATCAACGGCGATCTGCTGGTGCGCCAGTAA